The genomic interval GTTAAGCCATGAGAACAACAAAGAGCATTAGAAATAGTCCACTAAATCAACAATATCCTTAACACTGTAGTCAGTACAAACTTAATTGTTTCAGTAGCTCCATGAGTATCCAAATAGCAACGTTCAAGTATTCAACTCAAGAACAAACGGTTCATTAAACCATTCAATGAGAGTCTCCTCATGAGAACCTATCTGCGACCTTATTTACACTATATCGTTGCAATTCCACCATCCAATCAACACACAAATTTCCTCAAAAATCACATCTTTGCGGAAAAAAAAACCAGGATATTCACACCCAATTCATAGCATCAACGAAAGAACAAGAACTGAAATTGAAATAGAGAATACCACTCACAGATCCACAACTCTCCCATCAGAGCAACCAACCCCaacccactcacaagggttCTCACCGCCACCTCCGTCTCCACCCCACCCTGACAACGCACCGTACGGGTCCAACTCCACCCTTTCTCTAAACCTCATCAGCGCGATCCCTGAAAAACCAATCATCACCACCATCAACACCAAAACCAACCTCAAAAACCCgcaaaaaaaaccacaaaaactcGCAAACCTTCATCGCTGAGACCAGCGCACGGTCCCCACCGAAGACACAACCACCAGATGAAGAACAGCAAGGAGCCCATCAtcgaagaggaagaggaagagcagCGGAGGAGAAGACGAACTCGAAAAGCAAGGAGAGAAGAGAAGGATTCAAAGCGGCGACCATGGCCATTATTGCAAAGCTTTTATACAACGCGTTGGTTGTTTGACGGCGGCGAATGGAGTGTGGGGCCCAGTTGACTTGAGAAATGGGCgtgtattattatatattcacaATTATGCATGTGGGCCCCTTATGAAATTCCATATTATTTCCGTGTTCTTATCACAAAATTCCCGTGgatatacctatttatttttattattttttttacttttcttttttagaaattatttttaaaaaaaataatgataatttatgAGAATGTGGGAATGTTATAGGAGTTGACTGACCGGTTGAGTTTCGGTTCTGGCTGTTATAAACTTTGAACCGGGTTTTAAAGATCGGTTTTTGGTTCCACGGTGATtcagtttttaataatttgtttctgattaattaaaatatatttaaaaaatattataatattatataatttttgtttaaaaatttaaaataaaatgaaactgaaccaatatttatgatttttttactaatagtCGGTAAAACAATACTAATATTGTAGCTGTTTGCCTGTTTGCATAGTACTGCTATATAAGATTCTTGTTTCTAACTTATAAGAATCTTAGTCATATTTATAGCTtggtttataattaaaattataaaaatggtTTCAGAATAATAGTAACTTTGATTCGGTTCAGTGGTTGGACTAGACAAGCCTCGAGTCTCATTTCtcaaacttaattaattaattttattttattatatattatttatttatttatatgtaatgtatatatagacacacttggtaaaattcaattttcatttagcagaatttttaaattgaataaaacttaaataataaataataaataactgaATTAAAAATAGCTTTAACTCTGTGTTCGGTGAAGGATAGTAATagagtttaaatttaatttatacatTGTCTAATTTCGTTGTGGTATAtcactattaaaaaataataaccatgAAAAAGATGATTCATCTTGTTTGTACTaactaaaaattattgatagtttaGAAATGATTCATGAATGTCTCTAATAATCAATTAAGCTTGGATttaactttttccttttttatttgtcaatgaATCACTTATTCTTCTTGTTGAAAACTGAAAAGGATGAAAGCTCTTCACAATCTTTAGATTCTAACATGTttgtctttttaatttaatcttCTAGCAAACTCTAGAATATTTTTCAACTTTTAtctaactaatttaaaaaatactttgAAGATCTCAAGATAactaacatcaattaaaaactaaaataatcaaattgaaTTCTCATGACAAACAAAGCCAAGAACTCAAGATCAAAAAACACACAATcatgtaattataaaaatagctatatatatatttatttataaatgacaAAGAATCACtagtaaaacaataaaatttcacaTGGACTTTCTATTTAGGTGATACAATaattcacatatttatttatttttataaaatagataaaccacatgtatttaaaaaaaatataaaattccattagatgaagaggaaaagaagaaaaaaaataaaacataagaaattaAAAGCGAAGGAAGCCTAAAATGccacaataataacaataaaaaaaactaagaaggTCACTCAAGCCTTTGAGAGGGTAGTTGGAGACCACAAAAAAACCAAGAGACTATTCTGTCTAAGCATCATCTTCCCCAATTTAGTTGTTAAGGAACTCAAGATTACGCCTAGTTACTCAAGTTGGTCTTTCCAATTTAGATCTTTTGGCTTCTGACCCCATCAATTTAGATTTTTTGGTTTCTGACACTGTATTTAATCAATTCATGAACATGTGAATAACTTTCAAAAGAATAGATCTATACACAGAGTGTATATTACTAAAAATACAAGTATTTCTTTTAAATcagatatttcaaaataaagacctaataattaaatttgcCACATCCTTTGCAGGATAAGGGATAAGGGAGCGGCAACTCCCCCCACAGCTTATTTTTATAGAACCTCTTTTTGAAATAGTGCCCATATTGCTATACTGTTTTGGGTAGGTTAGAAATTACTTGACAAAGAATTTAATCACTTCAAAACTATTATATTTATGGCCAATGTTTATCAGAATTTTGAACACTAACTAATCTATCATCAAGTCATCATCGTCCTTGACTTTCTCCATGCTAGTGTCAGCCCCTATACTTAGTCTTATGATTTTGTAAAGAAGTGTGTTCTTtgtgatataattttttaagggctatatgtatatatatatatatatatatatataaaacccaAAAGGACTAATTAGACataactttgtttttatttgactGATGTTAACTCAACGTTAACCACACGGCATGTACacaaaaatatgagatttgAGAGGGGCATTCATGTAAATACATTATTTACAATAGTatgcaaaaatttaattttcaggGGAATATATGCACATGTCCCCATAATTATTTACTATgccatacataaaaaaaaaaaaacatttgacataatatttatttttattatattaatattgagCTAATTCAATGAATAAGACATTTGCTCTCATGAAAGAGGGACGGAAACAATAcatttgttaataaataaataaataactgaaaaaaaaaacataaaagaatgtGAAATTTGTATGATAAAcaagcaaatatattatttatatggaTTTACAAACAAATCTCAACTTTTATTGGGATTCATATATGCAAAGCCCccatagttatttattatttgcaatatcatacataaaaaaataaaaataaaaataaaaataaaagaatataattatggtttatttttacACTACTATTTTTTATCTCCAAGTATAGAGTCTAACCATTGGAGTTCCTCTCCACTCCAACACCATCTCATTCTCACAATAACCATTAACCTTAATCTCATAAGGCTCATCTCTTCCCTTCATAACCATCTCCTTAACCTCCATTAATCTTTCTTTACTCACCCTACACTCTCTCAAACCATGGCCACAAAAAGGCTCAAAGTCCTCCACAAAGTCAATAAGAGAAACACAAGGTCCTACAAAGAGACACTCCATGGTTGTCCTTGCAAGTGATAGATGAGAAGGGAAGTGCCATTCCAAGGACTCAAACAAAGCATGAGAACTCACCAAATGATCATCAGAGAATGGCTTCAACCTTGACCCAAATCCTTCTCCATAACTTATCATTCCTATTCCTTTGTAGCTTGTTACCACCTTTTCAGCCACCCTTGTGAATTCCAACACTTGTCTTCTTCTCTTAGGCTCTCCCATGTGTGGTAGTCCCACCATGCAATTGAAAACAAaccattcattttcatttactGTTCTatcaaacatcaacaacaactcCTCCATCTCAATCTCTTCAACTTGTAAACTTAATCCAATGGAACAGGCAAAGCTACAAAGGTTGTTTCTAGTCTTCTTTACTTCTTTACAGTGAATAACACTGAGCTTGACCGATATCCGGTGATTAAGAACAGCGAGCAAAGCCGGCCATTGTTCGCCTTCTCCGACATCGAAATCAATTATATGAATTACTTGCACATCACATGGCAAGGACTCAAGTATGGCAAAGTTGGTAGCAAGATGAGCAAACCTCCCATAAGGACATATCTCATAGAATGCCCTTAAAGCCATTCCATAGTTCTTGGAGGACTCTTCTCTTAGATAGTGATCATCAAAGTGGAGCAAGTGATGGCCTAAACGCTCCATGGTTGTGCCCATAGGACTAACTTGTGAACAAAGTCTCTTCTCAATCACATCTCCAAGTTCAATATGCTTGTTTTCCTTTGCTTCTCCATAAGCTTTAAGAAGATGAAATATGCTCAACTCTTGATAATTCTCAAGAGTGTTAGAAACAaactcttgttgttgttgttgttgttgatgatgatgatgatgatgatgatgttgttggtCATTAGAGGACATCTCTGACAAGTCTTGAAGGAATGAAgaagcttcttcttcatcaatccATAAGTACTGATGATCATTGCAACTAGGAAACAGTACCATGTCTTCCAATGAGAAGTCTTCATAGAAATCCATGAAGTTTTCAAAGCCATTGTAGAACTCCATTGTTAATGCATGTGTGAGAAGATGAGACTTAGAATGGGATATAAATAGGAGGGAAAGAGGATGGAATTATAATGAAATGGGAAGAGTGTTTCCtgtttcctttcttttgctTTGAAGAGCCCTGCTTGATTAGAGTTTCTCTTTGACACCTTCCTCTTTGGAGGTTTCCTTGCTCTTATTCTCTCATTTATTATAGGAGTTATGGATATTGAAATGGCTTatctttattaataataataataataataatttaatttggaGGTGGAAAACTATGACTTGTGAGTGCCATGGTGATTTAGACATTATTGATAAGATTGTATTACCTTAAAATGTTTTGcttcttgtattttgtattttgattctctaaatatttttaattgtttatttgtcTGTTTATCCCCTAAAAAATCAATCTAAACTATTCAAATATctgaaaaatattcttttatgaCTAGCAGAACACAAGTCGAGGGGTATTTTAAGTACTTTATCAtcgattttttatttttttattttactaaacaTGTGAACAAtggtaatttttataaaaatgaaatacttaaaatattattttaattttcttaaaaaaagaatatcgtGTTAGgcgagattaaaaaaaatttactaaagaCAATATTAGGAaccaataatataaaattgatttaatcactaattagttttttttaatctttcattTTCTCCTTCTTTATGGATGTCTACTTAAGTAATTTATCTCATTGGTTGATTGAGAAAGGGTTATGGAATCCTAAATAAGTTTTATGATGAAAATACACGGGAGTGACTAAGACATTGATATTAACATGAAATGAACCATctcattaaataattaaaaaaatttatttaaattataaaatttcattgtcATCTACTTGACTACTTTCCACAATGTAGCCAATGGGGGGAAAAACGGGTCGGGTTTCTAATCCAAACCAGACCCGACCCGTTAGGACTTATCGGATCCCGTTGGGCTTCGCGTTCTCGAACCCGCATTCATTTTCTCCACGTGCTCTTCGGCGAGATGGATTGTTCCGGAGAGACGCCCAATTCCCAATTTCGCGGgcttgaaaaccctaattctcctCGCTGCGATCAATCTCTTTGTAGTAAATGGCGAGCAGAGCTGGAGAATGTGGCCTTCGTCGGTAGCGTCGTTGATTTGTAAGCATATATTGAGAATTTCTATGGTTTTCATGAATTTGTTCATCAGATGTTTGTTTTGATAAGATTTTGGATATGGAGCTATTGAGATTTTGATGCAATTTCTAtctagttttgattttgatttgagggTTAGTATACCTTTCGAAGGATGACCATGGTGCATTTGGATCAAGAGTGGAAATGATGCATCTTTTTATCATTGAACTTGTTCTTCCTTCTTAATTTCTAATCAGATATGTCATCTCTGCATGCTTTTTTGTATTATGGTATTTCAAATCAATGAGAACATCTTTTTGGCACAAATGGGAGAATGAATAGTTGTACTGATTGTGGAGTTGCTCTGATTTCTATCGAACATCTGAATCATCCTGTGTATAAAAGACATGCTAGTAGGTAGCTAATGAATTCAATTTATCTGAGTTTGGAGAAATGTTTCAAATTGATGAATGTGATACATGGCACATGAACTGAATTGCTAATGTTGTAAACAAGATGTTTGCTTTTATTACTAACACAAAGAGCTACTTATAAATCCGAAAAAGGAACTCAAACCCTGACTCTGATGTTAAGTATGAGAGTATCATAAACTCAAACACCTTTCTGCTAATCATCTCTATTGATCTGCAACGGAGACACATGAAGCAGTGGTGGTGTCAAGACGAACAATGCCTCCTGCGGTGTTCACTGTTCGGAGATAGCAAGTGCTATCATCCTTGAACCTATAAGCTGACCTGGTAGCACCTCCACCCCAAACGGGCACTCCGTCATGCATTAATGCTGAGCCTTCTGCATCCTGCCTGTCTGTTAGTGTGGCAATGCTCACTGCCTGCCCCTCGCTGAGATTCACCATCTCCACCAGCTGGTGGTACAGCCTTGTTTTCTGGAAAACGGCACCACTGACTGCATTCACCGTCGAAGTCTGAATTTGCATCGGTGCATCCATCATCAGCTGTACCCTTGATAGTGCTTGGTTTCCCTTCATCAGAGCCACCATCATCCTCTGCTTGTTGTTGACCTCTATTTGCTTCACTGCTCCTCGGTTCTGCACCTCTATTTGGCTCTTGAACTTGATCTTTTGCTGTACCACAGTAGTGAGGTTCCCCTTGGAGGAGCTCACCCAACCAATGAAGCGCACCAGCCCTTCAGCATCAATCTCTGATTGCCCATCTTGGTTTCTCCATTCTGCATTGCGGTTCATTTTCGGTGGTGGCGCATTGTAGTTGATGAGCCCGGCCTGCGTTGCATCTGACCACCTGTCAACCCAGATGTGCAGGTTGGCGCCAACGAGCCAATACCTCTGGCTATCATGCACACCAAGTCCAAACTTGTGTGGCTGCCCGTCAAGCAGCATGCCAAGGAACGGTGTCATGTCAAGATCATAAGACGGCATGTTAAATGCTCCAATGGCTGCCACTGGTGACCAGAAGTAAGGGTTTATAGAGCCTGGATAAAGCACCATGAATGGAATGTGTCCTCCAACGAACTTGTCATCTATGGTTGCATATACCTGCCGGAATCCTCCATTGCTCCGTGGGGTAGAGAGGTTGGCTGCTCCTTCCAGGTAGGATGAACGGAGGGGGTTGCCAAACCAGAACTCATCATCCGCATGGTAGGAGACGAAGATCTCCAGCACAGCACGGTAAGTGTTTTGTGGGATTTTAATTAATGAAGTGGCTATTTGTGAGTCACTCTCGATCCTGGACCAGAATCCACTGCCATAGAAGCCGTTGTTGCTTGTCACTGGGATGATGAGGTCAGCTGGCTCTTTGTAAAGTTCTTGGATTGTTGCATGCCCTGTGGCTGCTGATGGTTTGGCAGCGGTTGCAATGGCGCCCCGATAGAAGTGGAGGGTGACATTGGCACTGTAGACTCCGGGGAGTACAGTGTTGGAATTCTCAAGCATCATGGAGACAGTGCCGTTGTTCTCACTAAGCCGGCGAATAGCAGCGGTGTAGCGGGTGATGTCTTTGGTGACCTTCCAGAAGGCGCCAGGTGCCATTGGGAGTGGGGTGGTAGTGCGTAGCACCTCCACGCCATCTACCCATACAGCGGCAATGCGGTCTTTCTGGAGGTCAGAAGCAGAGACAGAGAGCTCGAGGACTACACGAGTCCAAGGAGCAGGGCAGTCAGGGGGTTGTGTGTAGTTAGCAGAGGCTGGGGGGGCACCTACGGTGTCTGCGAAGTCCTGTTGTAGTGCAATCACTGAACATTTTGGTGCCTGGGTGGGGAGAACTGGAGGTAGAGTAGGATCAATGTGCTCAAGGGTCAGGTTGGGTAAGGTAAGGCCTCTGCGTATGGGGAAAATATCAGGTGATGATGCTGATACACTTGTGGCAGAGTAAATGGCAACGACCACAAAAATGATATACCAATGCTTTGGATGCATGATCTCTGGcatgttatttttctttggaGAATGGAGATGGTGAGAGGAGAGCAAGGATCATATATAGGAAGGATTTTGATGGAATGCTTAAAATGTGGATGTGGTTATTGATTTCAGAGGATACAAGATGAGCTTCCCGGTGATTTCCTAGTGATTCCGTTTGAGGCACCAACAATGCAGGTACTCTACTGTACTAGTTATGCTTTTCAACAATGCATGCAGTTATCCTTTTGTGTATTTCTTTACTTGTTATTAACAATCGCAAATCACTATTATGATTATAAAAACCTGAAATAAATGCTCTGCAACTATCTAGAGTTTTCTTATGAGATagataagaaaaagatgatATGTGACAAGGCAGTACTAGTAGCATGTAGATGTCATGTAGTTCGTGATGAGCGAAATAGAGTTCACCTTTATATTAACTGTCATTGTCAGTAGTATAGCTATTAGATTAAATTAATGCTTTCTTGTAATGATGCTCTAAATTAAAGATGCTGAAAATTACTGCAGATGATAATTGGAAATTATGATGTCATAACTCTCCATCTCTACGAGATTAATCTTTAGTTGCTGTAAATCTATTTATGCTGTACTGGGCGCACGAGTGGTTgtgtttatttttggttttacaAGACTTGAATGCTTAAATTCTTTGCAACATCTGGATTTATATAAACTTATTCATGATTGCCatgaaattcaatgtaattAAGGAGAACATAAGCGGGGAAATAACTATCAAACTGAAATAAAGTTCAGTTAGGTCTTAGTTATTACTCCTGCAATAGGGGACTTAGTATTTTATTCCTCTCTTAAATCGAAGACTGAGGATTGAAATTCGTGGCTCATCtacttttgagttttttttggagaaaacaTCTATTTTTAGTTGGAAGGGGGAGGGAGTACGAATTACCCTCATCCATAtttctccaaaaagaaaaaatcttagttgtaaataaataacttcAATGTTATTTCACCTAGTGATccatttgaaaatgtttttggtCTAGAGCCAAATTAGATTGATGCATAGAGTGATTGTGAGGAATTCATACAGGGAGAAAAAAGTGATATATTTGAGAATGCTTTTAGTGCTAGAACCAAATTAAGAATCAGTGATTGATTGCACGAATTCATATATAGAGGAAACAGAGAGTGAATCTATACCAATTTCTGTAAGGAAACAGAACCATCTGAGAAACAGTGAATAAACTAAGAAACAATACAGCATGATCAGCTTGCCTATAGCTGAGTGTGCATACAGTAAccattatgtatatatgtaactGGAAGACCCAGCTTCCTCCTAATCTAACTCAACTGATGATCTTTCTATCATGCTATAAGGTGGAAACAGCTGTGGAGCCGGTGAGGCCAGCAGCTGCACAGGAGGCACTCGCCTCGTCTTCTTTCACCTTTCCACCAACCATATTAACCGTCCTGAGGTAGCAAGTTTTATCATCTTTGAACTTGTACACTGACTTGGTATCACCTTTACCCCAGACACCGATACCATCTTGCATCAACACCGACCCTTCTGAGTCCTGCCGGTCAGATATTGCGCTGAAAGCTGCTGCCTTCCCCGCCGTCATGCTCATCAACTCCGCTAGCCCATGTGTTAGTTTAGTCTTATGAAATCTCGTCCCACCACCACCATTAGAGCTTATTATCTCCAGTTGCAGCGGTGCCTCTGTGTCAACAAGCACTCTGCCAACCACCATATCATCGCGTTCTATCCGTGTGTTTATTCTCGACTTGCTCTCTATTTCCACTTGTTTTGTTGCTCCCTTGTCTTGCATTTCAACATGGCTTTTGAACTTGACCTTGTGACGGATACTTGTACTTACATTTCCCAATGAGGAGCTCACCCAGCCAGAGAATCTGATGATTGCCGCACCTTCCATCTCTGACTTCCCCTCCATCTCCTTCCAGTCAGCTTGTCGGCTTAGTCGGAGCGGCGGCACCTTGTATCGGACTAGTTTCCCCTCCACTTCATCCGACCATGCGTCTAGCCATAAATGGAGGTTTGCAGAGATCAACCAGTAAGGCTGACAGTCCTTCACTGTCAACCCAAACTCATGTGGCTGTCCATCGAGCAATGTCCCTACAAAGGGTGTTATATCAAGGTCATAAGACGGGTAATCATAAGCTCCAATTGCTGACACTGGTGCCCAGAAGAACGGGTTCAGGGATCCAGGTTGAATCACTGGAAAAGGAATGGCACCACCAGCATATCGCCCATCAATCAGCGCTACCACCTGACGGAACCCGCCATTAGCTTGTGGTGCTACTAAGCCAATGCCGACCTCCTGCAGCTCAGGACCATTTGACCGGAGAGGATTAGCATACCAGTACTCGTCATTGCCGTGGTGGGAGACGTAAATCTCGATCACTGCACGGTAAGCGTTGTTGGGCACCATCACCGACACTGTAGGCGGTTCAGTTTCATTTGTCAATTGGAACCAGAAACCAGTGCTTCCATTTCCAGCAATGTTAGAGATTGGTATTATTTTGTCTGCTGGCTTCTTATACAAGCCCTTGGAGGTTGGATGAGCTGAGAGTTTGAA from Dioscorea cayenensis subsp. rotundata cultivar TDr96_F1 chromosome 7, TDr96_F1_v2_PseudoChromosome.rev07_lg8_w22 25.fasta, whole genome shotgun sequence carries:
- the LOC120265320 gene encoding protein NODULATION SIGNALING PATHWAY 2-like, producing the protein MERLGHHLLHFDDHYLREESSKNYGMALRAFYEICPYGRFAHLATNFAILESLPCDVQVIHIIDFDVGEGEQWPALLAVLNHRISVKLSVIHCKEVKKTRNNLCSFACSIGLSLQVEEIEMEELLLMFDRTVNENEWFVFNCMVGLPHMGEPKRRRQVLEFTRVAEKVVTSYKGIGMISYGEGFGSRLKPFSDDHLVSSHALFESLEWHFPSHLSLARTTMECLFVGPCVSLIDFVEDFEPFCGHGLRECRVSKERLMEVKEMVMKGRDEPYEIKVNGYCENEMVLEWRGTPMVRLYTWR
- the LOC120264675 gene encoding peptide-N4-(N-acetyl-beta-glucosaminyl)asparagine amidase A-like, whose protein sequence is MPEIMHPKHWYIIFVVVAIYSATSVSASSPDIFPIRRGLTLPNLTLEHIDPTLPPVLPTQAPKCSVIALQQDFADTVGAPPASANYTQPPDCPAPWTRVVLELSVSASDLQKDRIAAVWVDGVEVLRTTTPLPMAPGAFWKVTKDITRYTAAIRRLSENNGTVSMMLENSNTVLPGVYSANVTLHFYRGAIATAAKPSAATGHATIQELYKEPADLIIPVTSNNGFYGSGFWSRIESDSQIATSLIKIPQNTYRAVLEIFVSYHADDEFWFGNPLRSSYLEGAANLSTPRSNGGFRQVYATIDDKFVGGHIPFMVLYPGSINPYFWSPVAAIGAFNMPSYDLDMTPFLGMLLDGQPHKFGLGVHDSQRYWLVGANLHIWVDRWSDATQAGLINYNAPPPKMNRNAEWRNQDGQSEIDAEGLVRFIGWVSSSKGNLTTVVQQKIKFKSQIEVQNRGAVKQIEVNNKQRMMVALMKGNQALSRVQLMMDAPMQIQTSTVNAVSGAVFQKTRLYHQLVEMVNLSEGQAVSIATLTDRQDAEGSALMHDGVPVWGGGATRSAYRFKDDSTCYLRTVNTAGGIVRLDTTTASCVSVADQ
- the LOC120265321 gene encoding peptide-N4-(N-acetyl-beta-glucosaminyl)asparagine amidase A-like, with product MSKNMHCFTNHLHLLLLLLLQLKNTCVISGEPPAESLPLPPQPSIAVQNASVEYMDPTLPPLLPTQNPKCSLHLLQEDFADTIGAPPTYVAFSPPPDCPAPWSRVILDFSGVASDIQQDRIAAIWLDGSEILRTSTPMPMSPGVFWRVRKDVTRYSALLRQPPGGTATENILSMMLENSNTTFPGVYSVNITLHFYRGVIHEEELVENEPFKLSAHPTSKGLYKKPADKIIPISNIAGNGSTGFWFQLTNETEPPTVSVMVPNNAYRAVIEIYVSHHGNDEYWYANPLRSNGPELQEVGIGLVAPQANGGFRQVVALIDGRYAGGAIPFPVIQPGSLNPFFWAPVSAIGAYDYPSYDLDITPFVGTLLDGQPHEFGLTVKDCQPYWLISANLHLWLDAWSDEVEGKLVRYKVPPLRLSRQADWKEMEGKSEMEGAAIIRFSGWVSSSLGNVSTSIRHKVKFKSHVEMQDKGATKQVEIESKSRINTRIERDDMVVGRVLVDTEAPLQLEIISSNGGGGTRFHKTKLTHGLAELMSMTAGKAAAFSAISDRQDSEGSVLMQDGIGVWGKGDTKSVYKFKDDKTCYLRTVNMVGGKVKEDEASASCAAAGLTGSTAVSTL